A genomic stretch from Bos javanicus breed banteng chromosome 29, ARS-OSU_banteng_1.0, whole genome shotgun sequence includes:
- the FGF19 gene encoding fibroblast growth factor 19, with translation MRSAPSRCAVARALVLAGLWLAAAGRPLAFSDAGPHVHYGWGESVRLRHLYTAGPQGLYSCFLRIHSDGAVDCAQVQSAHSLMEIRAVALSTVAIKGERSVLYLCMDADGKMQGLTQYSAEDCAFEEEIRPDGYNVYWSRKHHLPVSLSSSRQRQLFKSRGFLPLSHFLPMLSTIPAEPEDLQEPLKPDFFLPLKTDSMDPFGLATKLGSVKSPSFYN, from the exons ATGCGGAGCGCTCCGAGCCGGTGCGCCGTGGCCCGCGCCCTGGTCCTGGCTGGCCTCTGGCTGGCCGCAGCCGGGCGCCCCCTGGCCTTCTCGGATGCGGGGCCGCACGTGCACTACGGCTGGGGCGAGTCGGTTCGCTTGCGGCACCTGTATACCGCGGGCCCGCAGGGCCTCTACAGCTGCTTTCTGCGCATCCACTCCGACGGCGCCGTGGACTGCGCGCAGGTCCAGAGCGCGCACA GTTTGATGGAGATCAGGGCGGTCGCTCTGAGCACCGTAGCCATCAAGGGCGAGCGCAGCGTGCTGTACCTCTGCATGGACGCCGACGGCAAGATGCAAGGACTG ACCCAGTACTCAGCCGAGGACTGTGCTTTCGAGGAGGAGATCCGTCCTGACGGCTACAACGTGTACTGGTCCAGGAAGCACCATCTCCCGGTCTCCCTGAGCAGCTCCAGGCAGAGGCAGCTATTCAAAAGCAGGGGCTTCCTGCCGCTGTCTCACTTCCTGCCCATGCTGTCCACCATCCCAGCCGAACCTGAAGACCTCCAGGAACCCCTGAAGCCTGATTTCTTTCTGCCCCTGAAAACAGATAGCATGGACCCTTTCGGGCTCGCCACCAAACTGGGATCGGTGAAGAGTCCCAGCTTCTATAATTAA